ATGACGTGGTGGAGCTGAGTGTTGCACTGACTCTGTACATCTGGCTAGATCACCAGCCCTTCATCCTGGTCCCTGTCTGTTACTTCTTCCTGATTTTGGCTGCAACCACCACCATGAACATGCCCATAAACCTAGCTGTGATGGCCCTGGAGCGATATACTGCCGTCTGCTTCCCTCTACACCACTCCCAGATCTGTAGCCTGCAGAGGACCTACCTGGCCATCGCTGTGATATGGCTCATCGGTGTCATCCCCTCCGCCACCGACCTCTTCACGGTCTTCGCGGTGGAGAGCACCGCCTTCTTCCGCAGCTCCGTCTTCTGCATCCGTGAAGGCATGCTGCGGACACCCAGGCAGGCTGACAACCGGGTCTACTTCATGGCAGTCTACCTGTCTGTGGTGTGGCTGATCCTCGTCTTCACCTACCTGAAGATTGTCCTCGCTGCCAGGTCAGCTAGCTCCTCCGAGAAGACCACGGCCAAGAAAGCCCGGAACACTGTCCTTCTACACGGGGGTCAGCTCATTCTCGCTATGCTCACCTATACTTCACCTGCATTCGAGCAGCTCCTCCTCACCTTGCCAGCAGACATGCGACCCAACATAAACTACGCCAGGTACTACCTGATCTACATTGTACCGAGAGCTTTGAGCCCCATAATCTATGGGCTGAGAGATGAGAACTTCAGAAAGCACCTGAAAGCTCACTGCTTCCAAAAGCAGGTCCTGCCCTCAAAAGCCacccacaacacaaaaaagtagAAATCAGTGCTGTTCGTGCTCTGAGAGACATGACAAAAATTGcataaatatgttcattttttttacttaaattaTTGACTGCTCTTGAAAGAATTACATATTCTCACATTCATCTTGTGATATTCTGTTGTGGTCATGGACCTCTGTTATGTCactgatgttattttaaattacacatGTTACAATTCCTTTCTCTCTAAGGTACAGATTCAACCCTTCTTATGTCATAACTGGACTGTGCGCAAGGAAAATGGGTCATCATGTACAGTAATGGTATTTtgtaatatcattattattgatacTATTGTCATTGAGGATGGCCTTGTCCTTTTAGCAACAAAATTATCTTACCAGAAGGACTCATATACATTAAACTGAcaataaatgtatatgaaaCAACTTTATAAGTATTATTTCAATGACAAATATACACTAGGCACTCACTTTAATTTATCAGTAGGTTGTCAGGCAAGTACTAAATGTAACTGTTATGCTTGCTGATGCAGGCTATCAGCATTACTTTCTCTACCGAGAAAGGCAGCAGGGAATTTAGTGTTTACTCATTTAATTTATATTGCTAACCTGGTTTTATTTCTAAGTATTTCTAACTAGCTATCTTACATTTTGCTTGGTTCAGGTGTTGCTGATTTATGAGGAACTCACACGTTGAGGTTATTTCCTACTTAAATAACATCTCCGACAGGGAAAACACCACATACATATTACTTTGCGTTTTCACTCAGGTATACTAATAGCTAAGAAGTAGCCTAAATATGCAGGATCCTCTTGGTAATGATATAGGCAATTGCCCTCTTGTGACTTTGATCTATATTGTCGTTGACAGAAGAGATTTAAACTTAAGGAGAACAATCTACAAGCCTCCAATTTTCTTCTTCCAAAACAGTCTCGAGATgatttgatattattattttgtagcTTCTGAAGTATTATGAGCCAGATTTTTGACGATCTGCTGCAGACATTTATACACCCTAGATCCACAAGCTAGTttactagttagctagcttgttaaGTAACAGTAACTGTAATTTGGCTTTGGCTTTCTCAAGCCTActtaataataagaataatatcAAAGTTGGcattaataataaatggaaCAAAAAGTTGGATTTGATGCGGCTGAACTTGACCATCAATCTCAGGTAAACGTTCTCAATTGGCGGGTGGGGGACAGGGGAGTTGTCAAAATATATAGTGTCTAACATCCAGCCCAGTCATTTAGAAAAGGTGCATTGTTTTAATCCACCTTTTGGTTAATTTGAAAGAGCAAAATTAAACCATCAGGGATAGCTGATAAAATTTGacactgtgtaaaaaaacaccCTAAAACTACAGAACCTGTTGTTCTTTTCCAGCCTGCTCAACTGTCAATTATGATTCTCATGTTGATGGTGTGCCACAATAACCTGATACATACTCACACCTCCCTTAtgatacaacaaacaaatatgATGTACAAAATGGAAATGACGTTCATATTTAATGTCAGTCATCAGTTATTAGATAAATTGTTCAGACACAGCGAAGGCAAATTCATCTGTAAGCACAAAGGAAAAAGACCCCCCccaacagaaatacagaattacagtaaattatTGTATTTGCAGTAATTAGATTTCTCAGTTGTtaagcacattaaaatatatatatatattattcacCTCATCGTGAGTTAACACTTTCCCTAAGACTGTAACTTCTGTTATAAATGTGCTAATACTCtcaaaattttaaatacatgtagCAAAAGCAAATAAGTCCATAAAAACAGTATCATTTGTCTTACCTTGAAAAGCTTTTTGCACCAGTCATGATGCAAAGCCTAACTATCAAATACTTACTATCAGCCTCCATATCTGTCAGCCTGGTCAACCCTGTGTGCACCATATCCCTCTTCATTGACCACTTATTGATACCATAATCATATGTAAATGGTAATTATATATTGTACCACTGTAAATCTGTATTCATGTTCACTAAATATGACCAAAGACCAGAGTACAAGTACTTTTCAACAGCCAAAAATACTTGGGGAAAAGATTTTACTGAACTGTTGCAGTAGAGTCCATCAGTTCAGTCCATAAACTCCATTAAAATACATAGCACCAAGCAGATAGTTACAAAATCtattacttaaaaaaacaacaacagcaacaaaaaataagTCTTTCTCAACTGATTTGGTACATTTCTGTAAGTGGTTTAAAATTAGCTAACACAGCTGTCTAAACtttgtctaaacttttgacaAAAGTAATACTACATTTTCATTGCTTCATTACTTAATTTCAGTTGCACACATTACAATactaaaaacaatttttaaaaagaacttcaaattaaattacatttaagttCAAAATTCCTTTCAGTTCAACCTGCCACCAGCTTAAggtgttctttttattttgtaactgTATATGCAGTTGTGCTGACAAAAAGGAATACAAGGACCAATATTGAtcatacacaaaacatacatttacacataaaacaaacatacatttacaacCCCTGGTGGTTTACTGTAATCGCTTTGAGTACATTCACACAACATGTTCTCATTCAGAAGATGCTCATATCAAGAGCAAATTCCAATGAGCAAAGACTTTTCTGTCTAAATCAGTGTCTTCCCTGGTGGCATAACCCTCCCATGATTACACATTAATCATTCGAATGGCCACTCCCTCCATCCCATTTGTGGTCTCCCTGGGTGTTCTCTTCTTTTATAAAGGTAGCAGGAGGATGATCGTACAGATCAGAGGTGAGTGCTCTGCTTAACTGTGAAATACAGATGCATTTAATactgctgaaaacacagaatatcTTTAACATGTCATTTATTAAATCAAGTCAAAATAGGCTCCAAACTGAGAGCCTTTTAcctttgtgctttgtttctATTACTTTTTACTGCTTTACCGAATAATTGTTGTTCTGTGTTCCATGCCACTGTAAACTGCATATGCTGCTTCTTGGCCAAAACACTGCTGGAAAGGAGACTCTGTCTATCTCTGGGACCACCATCtgttaaaatgaagaatgaataaataaatgtaaattcaggAAATTTCAGAATCTACAGTTACAACTCTACGTTATCTTAACAGTAAGTAGTAATGTTgctaatgttaaatgtattgttaaaagCATTAATCTCAAATATATTAATTTGGATGTGTAAATAGATACGTACAATTAAATGGgatattaaaaaagaatatGCATCAAAAATATAACTCACCTGTAtgtacagtttttctcaattttgttacatttctgtAAACTGAATTCCATGCTCTCAAACAGTTAACACAGCTGTCTAAACCAATCAGTGACTAGGTGTTAAGTAATGGTTCACTACAGTAAATGCATACAGTAAGACCATATGGGTTTACTTTTTGAAGTAAATTGTGATTTCATGTGTGAATCTTCAGTATCTGTTCATTCTCTTACTGTACGgtcaacaaatgtaaaaatgtcacattatgaCATTGTTCTTTactgcatttcatatttcaccatACCAAAcctacattttcacacacacacacacacacacacacacacacacacacacacacacacacacacacacacacaaagttcaGGGAAAGGGACTGCGGCACATTGTGACGATCGTGTTTTACTTGTGCAGATATGGCTGAATATATGATCTTCTGAATAGGTGAcatatttttgtagttttgatgCAGGTATTTGATTTTTATGAAGGTattatcaaaaatgtaaaaaacttatgtgtaaaaaattgtaaaatgtaaaaaatttgCAGTGGGATTTTACTGGCAGAAAATGCAAAGTGGACAAAGTGAAAAGTGTTTGCAGAAATGTACCAAATCAGTTGAGAAAAAACTAGTATGATAACAGGATTCCTAGTTTCCCTTCAtaagtagcatattttaaagagcagctgcaggagttAGTATGGACTTATATGAACTATAAAATGCCTTTGCTTATAAACTATTTGCCTTTGCTATAAACTGCTTACAGGAGGAATCTGATTATGAACTCCTCTACTGCTCCGTTTCCGGTGACTGCAGGGCTGCTCTCCATAACTGTCAAAGAGCCGTTTGACTCCGCCTTCACCAAGAACTTCATTGTGGTGGTGCTGGGCTGTTCCATTAACTACATCAACAGCGTGCTCGTGTTCACGTTTTTCAAACACCACGAGTTCAGGAACAACCCCAGGTACATGCTGTACATACACCTGGTGTGCAACGACATCCTGCAGCTCTCCGTTTCGGTCATCCTGCACGTGGCTGTCTACACCTGGCCACAGATGAACGCTTCTCTCTGTGCGGCCCTGCTGCTGATCGCCAGCTTCACCTCCATGAACACCCCTCTGAACCTGGCCGGCATGGCGGTCGAGCGCCATATTGCCATCTGCAACCCGCTGCGCCACACGCAGATCTGCACCGTGCGCAGAACCTACATCCTCATCACGCTCATCTGGGGCGTGGGGGCCATTCCGGGGCTGGCCGACCTCGTCCTCGCCTTACTCTATAAGCCCCTGACCTTCTTCCACACCAATCTCATGTGTTATATTGAGGCCGTTTTTAACTCTCCCCAAACGGCAGTTAAGAATAATGTGAGTCTACCACTGTACATGTCCTTCGTGTGGCTGACGCTGATCTACACTTACCTCAGAGTCCTCCTGACAGCCAAATCCGCCAGCACCGACCCGGTTTCGGCCCGAAAGGCTCGGAACACCATCCTGCTCCACGGGgcccagctgctgctctgcaTGCTGGCCTACATCTCCCCCACCGTGAATGTGGAATTGCTGTCCCTTTTCCCAAAGTATCGCTCGCATGTGCTGTTTATGACATACCTGATATCACACATCATGCCCAGAGTTTTGAGCCCATTGATCTACGGCATCAGAGATGAGAAGTTTTGGAAACACCTGAAAGACTACTGGCTATGTGCAGACCATAGAAGAAAGGTCACTCCTGAGGcattcatgacaaaaaaatagtCAAACACCATCCAGCATGTTTAGACCagtctttcctttgttttctacAATgagatatttgttttaatttttacattttaacaatttacatttttgaattaaCCGAAATTGTCAAAGTTTCCACAAAACAGATTCAGCAGGCACCTTTGTGGCATCTTAGCTGTTGTTTCCATCAAAGAACGGTGgagtatgtttgtatatgtgtgagtatatgtgtgagtatatgtttTTTGACCTAATAATTGCTGACttaattgttgtttttggaGAGTCTTAAAAATTGTTATGGAGATTATTCTgaagttgtttcatttttaaataatcttgTTATAGAACACCCATTACCAACACCTTACTTCTGCACTTAAAAAATTACACTTCACAGGTGTTATTACATATATCAAAAGCAGGATATTCATACTCTGACCCATACACAGCAAAATGACCAATGTACATTTAACTCCCATGTGTTCATATAAACACTCCCAGGATGTACATATGAGTCCAACCGGTGTTAACACTTTTGCgattattaataataaagttCTGCAATGTTCATCTTTCAGCACCATAAGAGTTCCAGTGCACTCCATTGCAGCGTGTTTGACTGTCCTCTAGTGTGGAATGGAAAAACAACTGTGTGAAACCATAATACTTTTGTAGTGAAAAATGTTGGTAAATTcagcatacatttattttagcgGTGTGAGAAATACACTCACTTTTGAGTGTATGTCACTCTTTCTAGTGTCACAATTTAGCACTAAACAGgtgttaattttttaaagtgGGACACTGAATAGAGTGAAATACACTCAAGGGGGTGTTTATTCGCACACTGTTTTGTCTAATCGAAATGAAGAATGTTGAATAATGATACTATATGAGTGTTTTAGATATTCATTCATCTTAATGCTGTCAAGGAAAATGAGCATTATAATATAGTGTATCGCTACATGAAACAATTTGTTTGTAATTTACAGCAATAAAGagaatatttgcaaaatatgagGACTCAGGATACGAAGCATGGGAAAGTTTAAGAAGGTGGATCAACAAATGTACAGTGTCACATGTGGATTTGCATTAAAACACCTGCGCATTCTCAGATCTCTTTCTGGCTCTTGATCCAATTACACAATGAAGAAACTTTCCTCTAACTTTGCTCCAGGTTCCCTGAATCTCATGGACCGCATCAATATCAATGTTGTGTGCACACTGTTTAAGGGCTCATTGTAGGAGATGCCGACACAAAATGTGCCAAAAAGCTCATCAAAAGCAGACAGCGAAGACTTAGACTGACAAGGAATGAGCTGCCCATTCACCACAATGTAGAACACATGGTGGCTTTTCACTGCTGCATCAACTGCTGGGATgtaggtcacacacacacacacacacacacacacacacacacacacacacacacacacacacacacacacacacacacacacacacacacacacacacacatatgaatattAGAATATACAGGAAGGAGTCAACTAACTGTTCCCTGTCCCCACCTTCTGACAGCCATACATGATttcaaacccacacacacaaattgcacACCCACGGACCTCAGACTGGGGCTGATATTTCCCTTTCACTCATTTCACTTCTATAAGCGTCCAGTAGTATAAATagatgaaatttaaaatttgaaaggTCAGCTGAACTAATGAAAAAGATGCAGAGAACGAGCCAAAAAGTCAAATCTTGCTATAACCAATGACCATTCAATCATTTCGTGATTTTCAATTCACACAATTATATTATTAGTCATGTCTTTGAAACCTAATCTCTCAATCTCACCATTGGACTACTAGTACTgtaaaaaaatcccattttgaAACTTTCCTGTCTTAACTGAAGCTTTTAAACAGGGCTGGGGTGATATTGAGAGCTGAAAGACAGACTAAACACCCATCTTTTAATAGAGATAATTATAACCCCTCCACACAGTTTGTTGGTCTAGTTCCTCACGTTTGCATAGGCCTGGTCTGATCTGTGGTCTTGTTTCAGGGTGTCAGGCTGAGTTGATGTGCCCATCAGCTGAACCTTATGTCATATGGATAGCTTACCCTATCCACTGCCTTCCATATCAGCTAATCCACATGCCATAAAGACTGTTGCACATGGCCTACTATGCAGGAACCCTGTAAATCTATGTGTCATCAAACAGGAAATAAGCCCTGGATGTGAATAACCATATCCTGTAATCCTTTAACTGagcagatttacatttacaacattcaTGGATATATTCATTATGTCCTTGCAGACTGATTGTCAGCCTGCTTACTCCTCTGAAGAAAGGTACATGAGAATACATTTCAAGAAGTATGAAAAAATCcactttctttcaaaaaataaaccTGCTTTGTTATTATATATAGTTGTCAAAATCCACCAaacatgttaatatttttggaaaaataattttaacaatacatatttatattagATAATTTCTCCTAATGGATGTCTGggatttttctgaaatgttgttcaaatgttttagatgttttgttttttgaagcaACATGAACCTGAGCTGAAATGAACCTGctttattatatttgtttgtcAAAATCCACTAAACatgtttataattattttttgaaaacaatacaTATGTTTTTTAGGTACTTTCTCTGAATGGCTTTCTGGTATTCTGTCACTGAATATGATGAGTTgccttttttctgaaattttcaaatatgtaaaatatttttttcattgaaggCAGCTGAACCTGAGAGGCCAGGTCTTTAGAAACTGTCGCTCAGCATGGTCATGATTGAACCAAAGTCCCTTGATCTTGGCTGTTGCAGTGGATGAAACCAAAAAGAACCTGAAAGGGGCAGCTATGTAGCCAATGAGGCTGCGGTCAGTGTGGCATTGGGCTTTGTGACTGTGCTGTTAGCTTGGCGCTGCCTACCCTTGTCTCCACTGTGTCTCAGATTAGCTCAGCGCGCCATCCCATCAGAGCGCTAATAACTCCCTCACACTCCAATTACACTCTTCAAAACAAGTGCTGCAACACGGCTGACCTTTCGTGAGCAGAGTCTAATGAGGACTGATGATGTTTTTGGGGTCCCAGACTTCCATTACCAGTGCGCTCAGAGTGCCTTTGAACAGAGTCTGTGGAGAGAGCTGAAATGTCATCCAGTCCCCCAAGCCACAGGTAGGGCACCTTGATGACAAAAACAGCACCTTGGGCTCAGAGTGGCAaggagctgaggaagaggaggggtgACTCATCTGCTTAACCAAACTTTCAAAGCCCCTTATGAGATCTGTACTCTGGGCCGAGTGCAAAGCCGTTCATATGGATTGGAGAGGGCTTGTGTGGAAACTAGGGTTCTGTACCAGGAGCCAAGTGGGTGTACATCCTCTTTAAAAACAGtgaatgcacacatatacatatatgtattacAATTTCTCTTCCGataatttttatattatgtGGATGTATCAGTCTGCATTGTCGGCAGCCAATGGATGATACAGAGATCAGTGGATGTGGATAATACCTGCTCTGAATGGGTGTCCATTAACAAGAGGTTAAGACACTGGTGGCCACTTCAGGGAGAAGACCATCACTTAGCCCTGCATGGCTTTCTGCCAGTGTGGATGAATCCCCTTACCCCTGTCCACTTTCCTTTCACCCAACTCTTTCCCACTCAGTGCAATGTGGTGTATccgtaaggagcagggcagcattgtggtgtagctgtaagcagcagggaggcagtgtggtttagcggtaaggagcagcagtgtggtgtagctgtaaggagcagggcagcagtgtggtgtagctgtaagcagcagggaggcagtgtggtttagcggtaaggagcggcagtgtggtgtagtggtaatgagcagggcagcagtgtggtgtagcggtaaggagcagggcagcagtgtggtgtagcggtaaggagcggcagtgtggtatagcggtaaggagcagggaagcagtgtggtgtagcggtaaggagcagggaagcagtgtggtgtagcggtaaggagcagggcagcagtgtggtgtagcggtaaggagcagggcagcagtgtggtgtagcggtaaggagcagggcagcagtgtggagcagggcagcagtgtggtgtagcggtaaggagcagggcagcagtgtggtgtagcggtacGGAGCGgctgtgtggtgtagcggtaatgagcagggcagcagtgtggtgtagcggtaaggagcagtgtagcagtgtggtgtagcggtaaggagcagggcagcagtgtggtatagcggtaaggagcagggcagcagtgtggtgtagcggtacggagcagggcagcagtgtggagcagggcagcagtgtggtgtagcggtaaggagcagggcagcagtgtggtgtagcggtaaggagcagggcagcagtgtggtgtagcggtaaggagcagggcagcagtgtggagcagggcagcagtgtggtatagcggtaaggagcagggcagcagtgtggtatagtggtaaggagcagggcagcagtgtggtgtagtggtaaggagcattGTCTTGGCTGTATGCTTCAGGTTGCTGTTGTACTGAAAGGTGAAACTTCGCCCCAGTCTGAGGAGCAGGTTTTCTTCAAGGCCCTCTCTGTATTTGGCTGAATTCATCCTTCCCTCAATTCTGATCAGTCTCCCCATCCCTGCCACTGAGAAGCACCCAcatagcatgatgctaccaccaccatgcttcactgtaGGGATGGTATTAGCCAGgtgatgacaataatgttatatattgaatctttttgtatgttttttgttttgtttccaaaacaatgcaacacataataataatattaagaaGAAGAGAATaccttaacaaaataaaaataattaataaaatcatgcatataaatgcaaattaaataattGCCCTGAGATTTCTATGTTGTACAATGCAATGTACAAAATATTGTAGGCACAGCGTGAAGGCATGAATGTTTTAgtgcaaaatactttttttgtttaaattctcCAGCAtcacattttaaccattttaaaactgatttattgatttttctgtgtaGGTGATTAGAGTTACTCCTAATCATGTTTTTAGCATTAACACTAAGTTGCAATACACACTCTCAGGTAGAAATTCTAATGACCAGCTTTTCTGAACTCCAATAACCCTCTCTGATAAGTTTCTCTCACTtctggaaacacacacacacgtgcacatacatgCGCATgtgaacacaaatacacacatatgtttatgcacatgcacatgtgcgcgcacacacacatacgcccCCTCCCTGCAGACCAAAACGTCTGATATTGTGTCACCATGTCACCAGAGAAACCTTATATATGAGCTGGGTATGTTGCTCCACTCAGATTATTTTTCAGAAGGTAAGaaattctttcctttttcatctttccCATACTATGTATCTCACTGATACAAATATGTGAATATTATAGGCATTACTGCAAAACTGCTTAGCAGCTGGTTTCATCCTGGGTAAATGATAGATCATCAATTatgtacagtaatgtatttAGATTGATTTCTCTCTATTCCTAACTTCTCTTATAACAAATCATGTtgatcaaaatcatttttattactacTGTGGTTACAGATGTGcagttgttttaattttaattaagagaaactttcaaataaaaaataattgtggTTAGGTTATCTATTGTTACTAAATGatataattaaaaaacactCTCAGAATTactaagataaaaaaaaactcagggtTGATAATTGCTGTAAAAGTCCAACAGGACAATCATGATgcaaactgatcattttaaaatttctgGTTTGA
This portion of the Megalops cyprinoides isolate fMegCyp1 chromosome 7, fMegCyp1.pri, whole genome shotgun sequence genome encodes:
- the LOC118780252 gene encoding odorant receptor 131-2-like encodes the protein MNSSGDILSSYAAFFKNHIPMQQEALVKTSTFAITYIATNIINGLLVFTYFKHPVFYETSRYILFIHLVLNDVVELSVALTLYIWLDHQPFILVPVCYFFLILAATTTMNMPINLAVMALERYTAVCFPLHHSQICSLQRTYLAIAVIWLIGVIPSATDLFTVFAVESTAFFRSSVFCIREGMLRTPRQADNRVYFMAVYLSVVWLILVFTYLKIVLAARSASSSEKTTAKKARNTVLLHGGQLILAMLTYTSPAFEQLLLTLPADMRPNINYARYYLIYIVPRALSPIIYGLRDENFRKHLKAHCFQKQVLPSKATHNTKK
- the LOC118780254 gene encoding odorant receptor 131-2-like: MNSSTAPFPVTAGLLSITVKEPFDSAFTKNFIVVVLGCSINYINSVLVFTFFKHHEFRNNPRYMLYIHLVCNDILQLSVSVILHVAVYTWPQMNASLCAALLLIASFTSMNTPLNLAGMAVERHIAICNPLRHTQICTVRRTYILITLIWGVGAIPGLADLVLALLYKPLTFFHTNLMCYIEAVFNSPQTAVKNNVSLPLYMSFVWLTLIYTYLRVLLTAKSASTDPVSARKARNTILLHGAQLLLCMLAYISPTVNVELLSLFPKYRSHVLFMTYLISHIMPRVLSPLIYGIRDEKFWKHLKDYWLCADHRRKVTPEAFMTKK